The nucleotide sequence ATGAGCCGAAAAGCGGTATGGCGAGCACCTGGCCGATCCGCAACCGGTTCGGTCGGCGTATGTTGTTCTCGGTGATGATATCCCCCGTGCGCACGCCGAACCGGCGGGAAATCCGCCCGAGGGTGTCTCCACGCCGGACACGGTAAAACGTCATCTCGGAAGGATCGGGGCCGGGCGGTTCGATACCGGCCCACGCGGCGTAGGCACGCTTGGTACCCAGCGGCACGTTGAGATCGAACCCCGGCACGGCTTTCCAGCGCCGCAATTCCGGATTCAGTTCACGCAGCTTCTCGACCTGGACCTTCATGCCCTCGGCCACCTCCTCCAGTACCATGGCGCGCTGCACCGGTACGGATTCGTGGATCACCGGCAGGCCGCCCAGGGGTTCGAATCCATATACTTCGGGCGACTTGGAGATAATGGCCGATGCCATGACGAAGGCGACGAAGGGGATCGACCGGCCGGGCAGCCTCATGTTCCAGAGACTCAGGCTCCCCGCCCGCTGCACGGGTTCGGACCCGGCATGATGGGCCGCCAGGACGAGGTCCCAACTGCCCAACCGCAGGTAGAGGTCCTTGAACCTCGCCGCCGCCGCGCGTGTGGACTTCTCCGGATCGTAACGCTCGTCGATCTCATCGTTCCGGGTCAGTCCGTAATGTTCCGCGTCCACCGGAGAAAGTTGCCACAGGCCCGCTCCGCCTTCCCGGGAGCGCGCCCGGGGATCGAAACCGCTTTCGACCATGGCGACGTAGACGAGGTCGCCGGGCAGTCCTACCCTGGAGAGTATCGACTGGATCATGGCCCGGTAGCGGTTGGTCCGGCCCAGCCATCCGGCAAAAACGCCGGAAGCGTCGCCCCGCAGGACGTGGATCGCCTTTTTCACCCGGTCGTTGTAGCTGATGGGAACGTCGAAACGGCCGAAATCCGGCCACGGAGGTTCGGGGGCCTCGACGCGGTCGAATTCATCCAGGTAAGGGGCGAGCAGGGAAAAACCGGCGGTGCCGGACTGTTCTTCGAGGTAGGTGTCCGCTACAGAAACCGCGTCCGGGACGGCGGAACCGGATGCAAGGCCCTCATCCCCCGCCTCCGTTTCCGCGGTGATCCCCTGATTGCCTTCAGTCGCCGCGGCGGTAGCCGAAGCCGCGCTCGTATCCGGGTAATGGAACGGTACATAAAGAAAAACCGACGCTGAAAGTGAAGAAGCGTCGGTCGGCGAAACGTTGGCGTCAAGGGGGCCCGCCTGAAGCAATGCGGGAGACGCGAGCAGTGAAAACAGGCAGAACGTCAGCCGGCCCAGAGTACGTAAACGGCTGGTCGGTATACTGCGATTAACTGTGCAGATGGTGCTGAGCATAGTGCGCGCTGTATACGAAGAACCGACTGTGTTTGATGGATCACTACAAATCGATGCGCTGGCCAAGCTGACCGAACTGGCCAAGCTGACCAAACCGGCCGGAACCTCAGTCAAGCCACCAGGGACCGCCACTTAAGGATGAGGTCGCCACCAGCAGGTAGTGGAGCTGAGCGGGATCGAACCGCTGACCTCATGAATGCCATTCATGCGCTCTCCCAGCTGAGCTACAGCCCCTGACGCCGCACAAAATAGGAACGGTGAATGCCGCTGTCAAGGGAAACGTTGCGCGGATGGTGCCGGGGCGTGGGTGCCGCATGGGGTGCAGGTGCCATCGGGCCGTGGGTGACGTGTGCAGGGCGCGGGTACCACCACGACGCTTAGCCGCTGCCGTGGGTGAATACGTTTGCAAACAGCTCAAGAAACACGGATATTTCTTGCGGTCGAAGGTACGCCGGGTTATCGTCGGGACGTCGGGACGTCGGGACATCGGGCGACCGGGCGACAGTGCGACTGGAAAACGGTCGCCTTCACGATGACTGCCGAAAGGAAAGCGGTGCATGTCCAATGTGATAAAAACAAGCCGGACCCACCCCATCCGCGTCGACCCTGTACGTCCGATGGACGGCTACGGCCGCATCGGCGTCACCCTGTGCCCCGGCAAGAAGTACCCCTGGGGCCTTGCGGGGAACTGGGAACGCGACCTTAATCCGGATCTCGATCGGATCAGCAGTTGGGGCGCGACAGCAGTCGTCAGCCTGATTACCGAGGCGGAAATCAGGGACCTGGAGGTTCAGGACCTCTCCCGGGCGGTCGCGGACCGGCACATGGAGTGGTGGCACCTGCCGATTCCGGACGGGCAGCCGCCCGGACCGGAATTCGAAAAGGCGTGGGTGCATGCGGGAGCGGCCATCCGGGACCGGCTGCGGCTCGGTTTCGACGTACTCGTCCATTGCAAAGGCGGCCTGGGGCGCGCGGGAACCGTGGCCGCACGGTTGCTCGTGGAGTTCGGCGAACATCCGGACGAAGCGATTAACCGCGTTCGTGAGGCACGTTCGCCCAACGCCCTGGAAACGCGCGACCAGGAGCGGCATGTGCAACAGTGCGAGGCGATGGACCCGGAACTGCCCTCCACGACCGCGGAAAGCATCCGGGACCGCGCGATCGGCGCCTTCCTGGGTCTCGCGGTAGGGGACGCGGTCGGCACGACGCTCGAGTTCAAATCCCGCGACGCGCAGCGTGTGGAAGACATGGTGGGCGGCGGTCCCTTCAGTCTGGCCGCGGGCGAGTGGACCGACGACACCACGATGGCGCTGGCCCTGGCCGAAAGCCTCGCCGACTGCGGGGCACTCGACTGCCGGGACCTGATGGACCGGTTCGTCCGCTGGATGAGAAAGGGGGAATACTCCTGTACCGGCCATTGCTTCGACATTGGGAATACCACCCGCGCGGCCCTCACCCGGTATGAGCGTACCGGCGATCCACTTGCCGGTTCCACCGACCCACACTCCGCGGGAAACGGCTCGCTGATGCGGCTCTCTCCCGTCGCGCTGCGCTACTGGGACGACCGCGCACTGCTCGACGCTACGGCGGCGGAACAGTCCCGGACGACGCACGGGGCCGAAACCGCGGTAGATGCCTGCCGGGGCTTCGCGGCGCTGCTGGCGGATGCCATATCGGGCAGGTCGAAAGCCGACCTTCTCGCGCCGAGGCCTTTCGACGGGTCGCCGGAGATCTCCCGGATCCTGGCCGGAAGCTGGCGGGGAAAACGCCGGGAAGAGATCAGCTCGAGCGGTTACGTCGCCAGCACGATGGAAGCCGCCCTCTGGTCGGTGGCACGCACCTCCGATTTCCGGGGCGCCGTGCTGCTCGCGGCCAACCTGGCCGACGACGCCGACACGGTCGCCGCGGTGACGGGACAGCTCGCCGGAGCGCTGTACGGTCTTGGCGGCATCCCCGACGACTGGCTTGGCCGTGTCGCCTGGAAGGATCGGCTGCTGGACGTGGCGGGCCGGTTGACGAGCAGGGACGGGTGACCTGCGGGACCAGCCTCGATTGACGGCAAAATGTACTTGAACCGGGCGGCGTGCCGTGTTATAGTCCTGCATCTCATTCCAACCATTCCGCATACTACGATGTAAGCTCGATCGTTGAATCAGGACGACCATGGCGGAATCCCTGGCAATCGACGGCGGAACTCCGGTCCGCACGGAAAACTGGCCTCCGCTTATACCCGGTGGAGCGGTTTACGGGGAAGAGGAAAAACAGGCCGCCATCGAAGTCATCGAAGCCCGTTCGCCCTTCCGATACTACGGCATCGAATCCCTGGGCAAGGTCGACGGGTTCGAAGCGGCCTATGCCCGCTACGTCGGCACGCGTTTCGCCCTCGCCACTCACAGCGGGAGCACGGCGCTTTCCGTGGCCCTGGCCGCCCTCGACGCGGGTCCGGGCACGGAAGTCATCATGCCGGCCTTCATGTGGATCGCCGACGTCAACGCGGTCGTGCATCTGCGCGCCGTGCCGGTCCTCGCCGACATCGACGAAACGCTGAACCTCGACCCCGGCGACATCGAACGTCGCATCACGCCCCGCACGCGGGTCATCATCGCCGTGCATATGGCCGGAACGGCCGCCGACATGCCCGCCATCCTGGAGGTGGCGAACCGGCACGGGATCCCCGTGCTCGAGGACTGCTCCCAGGCCGCGGGCGCGCGCATTGGAGGGCGGCCCGTGGGATCCATGGGCACGGCGGGTGCGACCAGCCTGCAGTACAACAAGAACTTCACCACCGGTGAGGGCGGGATGATCACGACGGACGACGCCGAAGTCTACCGCCGGGCGGTGTGCTTCCACGACACGGGATTCGAGCGGGACCTCGAAGGCGTGTCTACCGGGGAAGATTCGGCGTTCGAGACCTTTGGCATGGGCGTCCGCATGGACGAACTCCGCGGTGCGGTCGGCCTGGTACAGTTGGAAAAACTGCCTTCTATCCTTGAGGGCATGCAACGCCACCAGGTCAGGCTGCGGGAGACACTCGGCAAGACGCCGGGCATCCGGCTTCGCCGAATTGTGGATCCCGAGGGCGACAGTGGCGCCTATTTCTCCTGGATCCACGACTCGGCGGAAGCGGCGGCCAGGTTCACCGCGGCGATACGCGCGGAAGGCATCCCGGCCGGCGAGCCCCACGGGGGCATTCACCAGTACCGATACATGTCCAACCTGTTGAACAAGGCGTCGGTGACGACCGCCGGATGCCCATGGACCTGCCCATTCAACGCCGAAAGCCCGATGGAATACCGTGCCGGCATGCTGCCGCGCAGCGACGATCTGCTGGACCGGGCGCGCATCCTGCCGCTGCCCGCCCAGTTGACCGACGAAGACGTGGACGACGTGATCCGGGCGTTCCGCAAGGTCGCGCGGGCCGTCCTGTAAGCGGCCCGTCCTGTAAGTTGAACCGGGCGTTCCGCAAAGTCCCGCGGGCCGTCCTGCAAGTCGCCAATGTACCAGCAACCGCCACGGGAGAACCTGCATGAGCGAAGTGACAACCCCGGTCCAGTCCGATACGCTCCCCCCTCCGGACGACGCGTTCTGGAAGGGCATACGCCGCGACCAGTTCTACCTGGAACCCGATATCGCCTTTCTACAGGGCGGATCCGTCGGACCGTCGCCCAAACCGGTGGTGGACCGCGTGACCGAAGCCATCCGGGCCTTTGACAGCGATCCGTTGAAGCATCAACCGAAGTACTGGTCGATCGTCGAGGAGTCGAGAGAGAAACTGGCCCGTTTCGTGGGCACAAGGTCGGAGCGTATCGCGCTGGTCCAGAACACCACCATGGCGCTCAGCGTCTTCGCCCAGGGGGTGACCTGGAAGGTGGGCGGCGAAATCCTGATGACGGACCAGGAATACGGAGCGGTCAACGCCTGCTTCGATTACGTGGCCGAGCGGCACGGCTTGACCGTTCGCAGGGTGCATCTCCCCATGGAAATCACCGATAAGCAGCAGATTATCGATGTATTTACGAGCGGACTGAACGAAAAAACGGCGGCCATGGTCTTCGGCCACGTGTACTGGTCCACCGGGCTGGTTACCCCCGTGAAGGAACTGACGGAAATCGGACGGGACCGCGGCGTCTGGGTGGTCGTGGACGGCGCGCATGCCGTGAGCATGGTGCCGCTGCACCTGGACGCATGGAATCCCCACTTCTACGCGTCCAGTCTCCACAAGTGGACGCTGTCCCCCAAGGGCACGGGCATGCTCTTCGTGTCGGACGATGCCCACGACCGGGTGGAGCCGCTCATCCTGGGTTCCAGCGCCCATCCAAACCCTAACGCCAGCAGGTTCGACATGATGGGTACCCGGGACCAGACGCCTTTCATCGGTCTGGGCACGGCACTGGATTTCCAGCAGGAGATC is from Gemmatimonadota bacterium and encodes:
- a CDS encoding DegT/DnrJ/EryC1/StrS family aminotransferase — its product is MAESLAIDGGTPVRTENWPPLIPGGAVYGEEEKQAAIEVIEARSPFRYYGIESLGKVDGFEAAYARYVGTRFALATHSGSTALSVALAALDAGPGTEVIMPAFMWIADVNAVVHLRAVPVLADIDETLNLDPGDIERRITPRTRVIIAVHMAGTAADMPAILEVANRHGIPVLEDCSQAAGARIGGRPVGSMGTAGATSLQYNKNFTTGEGGMITTDDAEVYRRAVCFHDTGFERDLEGVSTGEDSAFETFGMGVRMDELRGAVGLVQLEKLPSILEGMQRHQVRLRETLGKTPGIRLRRIVDPEGDSGAYFSWIHDSAEAAARFTAAIRAEGIPAGEPHGGIHQYRYMSNLLNKASVTTAGCPWTCPFNAESPMEYRAGMLPRSDDLLDRARILPLPAQLTDEDVDDVIRAFRKVARAVL
- a CDS encoding aminotransferase class V-fold PLP-dependent enzyme, with amino-acid sequence MSEVTTPVQSDTLPPPDDAFWKGIRRDQFYLEPDIAFLQGGSVGPSPKPVVDRVTEAIRAFDSDPLKHQPKYWSIVEESREKLARFVGTRSERIALVQNTTMALSVFAQGVTWKVGGEILMTDQEYGAVNACFDYVAERHGLTVRRVHLPMEITDKQQIIDVFTSGLNEKTAAMVFGHVYWSTGLVTPVKELTEIGRDRGVWVVVDGAHAVSMVPLHLDAWNPHFYASSLHKWTLSPKGTGMLFVSDDAHDRVEPLILGSSAHPNPNASRFDMMGTRDQTPFIGLGTALDFQQEIGWDHIRTYCRGLVDYMRERLGRIRGVRFLTPRDPEMSGFITTFTIEGADLQKIRQELWDDEKIETVAFHINDVPVFRISTHFYNSREEIERMVRAIERRL
- a CDS encoding LysM peptidoglycan-binding domain-containing protein, with protein sequence MLSTICTVNRSIPTSRLRTLGRLTFCLFSLLASPALLQAGPLDANVSPTDASSLSASVFLYVPFHYPDTSAASATAAATEGNQGITAETEAGDEGLASGSAVPDAVSVADTYLEEQSGTAGFSLLAPYLDEFDRVEAPEPPWPDFGRFDVPISYNDRVKKAIHVLRGDASGVFAGWLGRTNRYRAMIQSILSRVGLPGDLVYVAMVESGFDPRARSREGGAGLWQLSPVDAEHYGLTRNDEIDERYDPEKSTRAAAARFKDLYLRLGSWDLVLAAHHAGSEPVQRAGSLSLWNMRLPGRSIPFVAFVMASAIISKSPEVYGFEPLGGLPVIHESVPVQRAMVLEEVAEGMKVQVEKLRELNPELRRWKAVPGFDLNVPLGTKRAYAAWAGIEPPGPDPSEMTFYRVRRGDTLGRISRRFGVRTGDIITENNIRRPNRLRIGQVLAIPLFGSSIRSSNQSIANRRPRDVPPPDPATHQAISYRIRRGDTLARISRRYGVSMANLQDWNKLNNPGDIIAGRSLTIYVPRPSSNASDGSTPTGTPGTGGSNRGEGGAVASGAIIYTVKPGDTLWDIARAHNVTVSALRRTNGLGRRTAIHPGDRLRIDPSDS